From the genome of Miscanthus floridulus cultivar M001 chromosome 10, ASM1932011v1, whole genome shotgun sequence, one region includes:
- the LOC136485056 gene encoding HVA22-like protein e — MESSSKLDDEQWLAYWILYSFITLMEMLLQSLIYWIPVWYELKLLFMAWLVLPNFRGAAFIYNRFVREQVKKHTAIQAAGAGSTSNNNVIISANEDDKILSTSPNEKSKRKLLSMIIPKKLKL, encoded by the exons ATGGAGAGCTCGTCCAAGCTCGACGACGAGCAGTGGCTGGCCTACTGGATCCTGTATTCATTCATCACACTCATGGAGATGCTCCTGCAGTCCCTAATCTACTG GATTCCTGTTTGGTATGAGTTGAAGCTGCTGTTCATGGCCTGGCTGGTTCTTCCAAACTTCAGGGGAGCAGCATTCATCTACAACAGGTTTGTGAGGGAGCAGGTGAAAAAGCATACTGCCATACAGGCTGCAGGTGCTGGCAGCACTAGCAACAACAACGTTATTATTAGTGCTAACGAAGATGACAAGATCCTTTCTACTTCTCCAAATGAGAAGTCCAAGAGGAAGCTACTTTCGATGATCATTCCAAAGAAGCTCAAGCTTTGA
- the LOC136485059 gene encoding HVA22-like protein e gives MGKLWTILSHLHSLAGPTVTLLYPLYASVQAMESSSKLDDEQWLAYWILYSFITLMEMLLQSLIYWIPVWYELKLLFMAWLVLPNFRGAAFIYNRFVREQVQKHTAIQAAGAGSTSNNNVIISANEDDKILSTSPKEKSKRKLLSMIIPKKLKL, from the exons ATGGGCAAGCTGTGGACGATCCTATCTCACCTTCACTCCTTAGCAGG GCCAACTGTCACTCTGCTTTACCCCTT ATATGCATCGGTGCAGGCGATGGAGAGCTCGTCCAAGCTCGACGACGAGCAGTGGCTGGCCTACTGGATCCTGTATTCATTCATCACACTCATGGAGATGCTCCTGCAGTCCCTAATCTACTG GATTCCTGTTTGGTATGAGTTGAAGCTGCTGTTCATGGCCTGGCTGGTTCTTCCAAACTTCAGGGGAGCAGCATTCATCTACAACAGGTTTGTGAGGGAGCAGGTGCAAAAGCATACTGCCATACAGGCTGCAGGTGCTGGCAGCACTAGCAACAACAACGTTATTATTAGTGCTAACGAAGATGACAAGATCCTTTCTACTTCTCCAAAAGAGAAGTCCAAGAGGAAGCTACTTTCGATGATCATTCCAAAGAAGCTCAAGCTTTGA
- the LOC136485057 gene encoding HVA22-like protein e isoform X1: MGKLWTILTHLHSLAGPTVMLLYPLYASVQAMETPSKLDDEQWLAYWILYSFITLMEMVLESLIYWIPIWYELKLLFIAWLVLPNFRGAAFIYDKFVREQLRKHGLTAAGSGKKDDGKSSSVSPSSKDKDKPKSKFLAFVTPKIMKLAEDEAGCSDPIPGPCPGNL; encoded by the exons ATGGGCAAGCTGTGGACGATCCTCACCCACCTCCACTCGCTTGCAGG GCCAACGGTGATGCTCCTTTACCCCCTGTACGCGTCGGTGCAGGCGATGGAGACCCCGTCCAAGCTGGACGACGAGCAGTGGCTGGCCTACTGGATCCTCTACTCCTTCATCACGCTCATGGAGATGGTCCTCGAGTCCCTCATCTACTG GATCCCGATTTGGTACGAGCTGAAGCTGCTGTTCATCGCGTGGCTGGTGCTCCCCAACTTCAGGGGCGCCGCGTTCATCTACGACAAGTTCGTGCGGGAGCAGCTCCGAAAGCACGGCCTCACCGCCGCCGGCTCCGGCAAGAAGGACGACGGCAAGTCGTCGTCGGTGTCGCCGTCGTCCAAGGACAAGGACAAGCCCAAGAGCAAGTTCCTCGCTTTCGTCACACCCAA GATCATGAAGCTTGCTGAAGATGAAGCTGGGTGCAGTGATCCCATCCCTGGACCATGTCCCGGCAACCTGTAG
- the LOC136485057 gene encoding HVA22-like protein e isoform X2, with amino-acid sequence MGKLWTILTHLHSLAGPTVMLLYPLYASVQAMETPSKLDDEQWLAYWILYSFITLMEMVLESLIYWIPIWYELKLLFIAWLVLPNFRGAAFIYDKFVREQLRKHGLTAAGSGKKDDGKSSSVSPSSKDKDKPKSKFLAFVTPK; translated from the exons ATGGGCAAGCTGTGGACGATCCTCACCCACCTCCACTCGCTTGCAGG GCCAACGGTGATGCTCCTTTACCCCCTGTACGCGTCGGTGCAGGCGATGGAGACCCCGTCCAAGCTGGACGACGAGCAGTGGCTGGCCTACTGGATCCTCTACTCCTTCATCACGCTCATGGAGATGGTCCTCGAGTCCCTCATCTACTG GATCCCGATTTGGTACGAGCTGAAGCTGCTGTTCATCGCGTGGCTGGTGCTCCCCAACTTCAGGGGCGCCGCGTTCATCTACGACAAGTTCGTGCGGGAGCAGCTCCGAAAGCACGGCCTCACCGCCGCCGGCTCCGGCAAGAAGGACGACGGCAAGTCGTCGTCGGTGTCGCCGTCGTCCAAGGACAAGGACAAGCCCAAGAGCAAGTTCCTCGCTTTCGTCACACCCAAGTAG